A region from the Pseudomonas cucumis genome encodes:
- a CDS encoding class I adenylate-forming enzyme family protein: MKSLSSKEGFLHRFVGFSKSFPDHIAIRNLDAEEETVTYRELRIKAEECNGALKALNVLPGDKVALVLPNGVEFIAYYLAIIGRGAVPVILNYKLTPFEMNSVISIARPTLVVTTEPLFEQHRETFQLAYGIQHSLVLNAASEPSSPLPDNATADSRLPRQPEPLLLPEGNPIVSVQFTYRGIGKPLAVSHRYLDLTQSSDGLHEQFHLQGVGSVHLVTLPLYAIFGLSVMMVFPLSVGATLLMTNTLLNRDLAEVLSQHKVTFACLVPDVIRYFNTRLAKRKGALLPMHPQLMIYSGGSHLPADEAEKLGRLLGCNPVLQGYGLTESMPVIVQSSIGKVHRGAMGQPISGVELRVVDAEGRDVAPGRIGELLIRGSMVIDGYNDAEDANARFFRDGWLHTGDLVWRDDDGHVFFYCQRLRISKIKAQMVDLTEIESIVLKHPDVVRAKAYIVPDNKEVNVLHLCVEGSADLTQSTISTLLSRYLSGFKLPKTIEIISLKEEIHAS; the protein is encoded by the coding sequence ATGAAAAGCCTTTCATCTAAAGAAGGTTTTCTGCATCGGTTCGTCGGTTTTTCAAAGTCTTTCCCTGATCACATTGCTATCAGGAATCTGGACGCGGAAGAAGAAACTGTCACTTACCGAGAGTTGCGAATAAAAGCTGAAGAATGCAACGGTGCCCTCAAAGCATTGAATGTATTGCCGGGAGACAAAGTAGCGCTTGTTTTACCTAATGGGGTGGAGTTCATCGCCTACTATCTGGCGATCATCGGGCGCGGTGCGGTTCCGGTCATTCTCAACTACAAACTGACGCCTTTCGAAATGAACAGCGTCATCAGCATCGCCAGACCGACGCTGGTAGTGACCACCGAACCGCTATTCGAGCAGCATCGCGAGACATTTCAGCTTGCCTACGGCATTCAGCACTCCTTGGTGTTGAACGCCGCAAGCGAGCCGTCATCGCCCCTGCCCGACAATGCAACGGCGGACTCTCGGCTGCCGAGACAGCCCGAGCCCTTGTTATTGCCCGAGGGCAATCCGATTGTCTCGGTACAGTTCACCTATCGGGGCATCGGCAAACCGCTGGCCGTTTCTCACCGCTACCTTGACCTGACGCAATCGAGCGATGGGCTGCATGAGCAGTTTCATCTTCAAGGCGTGGGGTCCGTTCACCTGGTGACGCTGCCGCTGTATGCCATCTTCGGCCTGTCCGTAATGATGGTTTTCCCATTGAGCGTAGGCGCCACCCTGTTAATGACCAATACCCTGCTCAATAGGGATCTGGCAGAAGTTTTATCACAACATAAGGTCACCTTTGCCTGCCTGGTGCCGGACGTCATTCGCTACTTCAATACGCGACTGGCCAAACGCAAGGGCGCGCTTTTGCCGATGCACCCTCAGCTGATGATTTATTCGGGTGGCAGCCATCTACCAGCAGATGAAGCCGAAAAACTAGGTCGGCTGCTGGGATGCAATCCGGTGCTGCAAGGCTATGGATTGACCGAGAGCATGCCGGTGATTGTCCAGAGCTCGATTGGCAAGGTCCATCGCGGCGCCATGGGCCAACCGATTAGTGGCGTAGAACTGCGGGTCGTTGATGCCGAGGGGCGGGATGTCGCACCTGGACGCATCGGCGAACTGCTGATACGCGGCTCGATGGTGATTGACGGCTATAACGATGCAGAGGACGCCAACGCCCGATTCTTCCGTGATGGCTGGCTGCACACGGGTGATCTGGTCTGGCGGGACGACGATGGGCATGTGTTCTTCTATTGCCAACGCCTGCGAATCTCGAAGATCAAAGCGCAAATGGTCGACCTGACGGAAATCGAATCCATTGTGTTGAAGCATCCGGACGTGGTGCGCGCGAAAGCTTACATCGTCCCGGACAACAAGGAGGTAAACGTACTGCACCTGTGCGTTGAAGGAAGCGCTGACCTGACCCAAAGCACTATCTCTACCCTGCTTTCGCGCTACCTCTCGGGCTTCAAGTTGCCCAAAACCATCGAGATCATCTCTCTCAAGGAAGAGATTCATG
- a CDS encoding SDR family oxidoreductase codes for MEYAFVTGATGLLGNNVVHALLKRNIKVKALVRSVEKAKKQFGNLPVEFVEGDMLNVDAFSHALHGCDALFHTAAYFRDSYKGGKHWQKLYDTNVIGTERLFQAAYAAGIRRAVHTSSIAVLKGNRDQVIDETMSRNESEADDYYLSKIMSEQKVQEFLLQHPDMFIAMVLPGWMFGPGDIGPTSSGQFLLDFVGKKLPGILPGSFSVVDARDVAEHQLAAITRGRSGERYLAAGNHMDMKSIFQALSSVSGVKAPERKVPLFMLRIIALIYEGYYRITKKPVLISTSTVKLMEQEQGRTHFSHNKSLKELECKFRPVAETLTDTLDWYRKNNYIDA; via the coding sequence ATGGAATATGCCTTTGTTACAGGCGCTACAGGCCTGCTCGGTAATAATGTGGTTCATGCGCTTTTAAAGCGGAATATCAAAGTAAAAGCGCTGGTCCGCTCCGTCGAAAAAGCCAAGAAGCAGTTCGGCAATCTTCCTGTCGAATTTGTCGAAGGCGACATGCTCAATGTCGATGCCTTCAGCCATGCCTTGCACGGCTGTGATGCCTTATTTCATACGGCTGCCTATTTCCGCGATAGTTACAAAGGCGGAAAGCACTGGCAGAAACTTTATGACACTAATGTGATCGGGACCGAGCGACTATTCCAAGCCGCTTATGCGGCTGGCATTCGTCGCGCAGTCCATACTTCATCCATTGCCGTTTTGAAGGGCAATAGAGATCAAGTAATCGATGAAACAATGTCTCGCAATGAATCGGAGGCTGACGACTATTATTTGAGCAAAATAATGTCTGAACAAAAAGTTCAGGAATTTCTGTTGCAGCACCCGGATATGTTCATCGCCATGGTATTGCCGGGCTGGATGTTTGGCCCCGGGGATATCGGTCCCACCTCATCAGGACAGTTCCTGCTCGACTTTGTCGGAAAGAAATTACCCGGCATACTGCCTGGAAGTTTTTCCGTTGTCGACGCCAGGGATGTAGCAGAGCATCAACTCGCGGCAATCACACGCGGCCGATCCGGAGAACGCTACCTGGCAGCCGGCAATCACATGGACATGAAAAGCATTTTCCAGGCGCTCTCCAGCGTCAGCGGCGTAAAAGCGCCGGAGCGCAAAGTGCCACTGTTCATGCTACGTATAATTGCCTTGATCTATGAAGGTTATTACCGAATCACGAAAAAGCCGGTGCTCATCAGTACCTCCACTGTCAAACTCATGGAGCAAGAGCAAGGGCGCACCCATTTCAGCCACAACAAAAGCCTAAAGGAATTGGAGTGCAAGTTCCGCCCCGTGGCGGAAACATTGACCGACACCTTGGATTGGTATCGGAAAAATAATTATATTGATGCTTAA
- a CDS encoding TetR/AcrR family transcriptional regulator produces the protein MIKKRLGREESQQVTRDKLFDTATDLMVRKGFHAASVNAISEDAGFSKGAFFSNFTSKSDLLLQLTQRFKRVEIDRLSVTLSSGFSSEQLTHGLNAYIDTLKNNASCAILDAELQLIALRDEEFSKHYYDLHQENSEALGKLITIIFNHAGKKPPLAYAALARTFTALSEGLILQGHKDPASEIKLVLNSLIQTAEPL, from the coding sequence GTGATTAAAAAGAGATTAGGTCGAGAAGAAAGTCAGCAAGTAACAAGAGATAAATTATTCGACACCGCCACTGACCTTATGGTGAGAAAAGGCTTTCACGCGGCCAGCGTCAACGCTATTTCCGAGGATGCCGGCTTTTCGAAGGGCGCGTTCTTTTCAAACTTTACAAGTAAGTCAGACTTGCTTTTGCAATTGACTCAGCGGTTCAAGAGAGTTGAAATAGATCGGTTGAGCGTTACCCTGAGTTCGGGGTTTTCATCTGAACAGCTGACCCATGGATTGAATGCTTATATTGACACACTTAAAAATAATGCCAGTTGTGCAATTCTTGATGCTGAACTGCAACTGATCGCCTTGCGCGATGAAGAGTTCTCAAAGCATTACTACGATCTGCATCAGGAGAATAGTGAAGCCTTGGGCAAGCTGATTACCATCATATTTAATCATGCAGGCAAGAAGCCTCCTTTGGCGTATGCCGCTCTTGCAAGAACCTTCACCGCTTTGTCGGAAGGTTTGATACTGCAAGGGCATAAAGATCCGGCCTCTGAAATAAAGCTCGTGTTGAACTCGCTTATTCAGACAGCAGAGCCTCTGTAG